A DNA window from Kitasatospora atroaurantiaca contains the following coding sequences:
- a CDS encoding DUF6973 domain-containing protein gives MACVEHPVGCKDYKDISTWALETSSGVITNEIETAHPGRRNAFRHFIWRAEMEVEMGSEVSEYFADAHEAWNSIAETTDHLADLANNETAIGIAHEVMAHLPPKTIGTDLRVDTIPAMLRRTESAQQVVALAKAQIEADDYMTTYDFPSSLNRPDLARIP, from the coding sequence ATGGCGTGTGTTGAGCATCCGGTGGGATGTAAAGACTATAAAGACATCAGTACGTGGGCGTTGGAGACTTCTAGTGGCGTGATAACAAACGAAATTGAAACCGCTCACCCTGGGAGGAGAAACGCGTTTCGACACTTCATCTGGCGCGCTGAGATGGAGGTGGAGATGGGATCTGAGGTATCCGAATATTTCGCAGATGCCCATGAGGCATGGAACTCGATCGCGGAAACTACGGACCATCTGGCCGATTTGGCTAACAATGAGACCGCGATCGGGATTGCTCACGAGGTGATGGCGCACCTTCCGCCGAAGACCATCGGGACTGATCTGAGGGTTGACACCATCCCGGCGATGCTGCGCAGGACCGAATCTGCGCAGCAGGTCGTAGCCCTGGCTAAAGCCCAGATTGAGGCGGATGACTATATGACGACGTATGATTTCCCATCATCCCTCAATCGTCCTGACCTCGCTAGGATTCCCTAG
- a CDS encoding class I SAM-dependent methyltransferase, producing the protein MGITTVVRRRLGKYEIPAAELYRSVFIDLDSLATTLLSLSKPKRILEIGCGDGAVAERLVGALPDAEYVGIDVMDNPGRLFRGDRNRAEFRSVYSHDLRAEGPALFDLVLVVDVLHHVPAAQRDALLRDAEALLAPGGTLIVKEWERRSDFAHLMAYTADRYVSGDKNVDFADRDQLLAVITRALPGLSVVCETRVPPKRNNVLFALRRSEI; encoded by the coding sequence ATGGGAATCACCACCGTCGTCCGCCGTCGGCTCGGTAAGTACGAGATACCCGCGGCTGAGCTCTACCGGTCGGTGTTCATAGACCTCGACAGCCTCGCCACCACGCTGCTGAGCCTCAGCAAGCCCAAGCGCATCCTGGAGATCGGCTGCGGTGACGGCGCCGTCGCCGAACGGCTGGTCGGTGCGCTGCCGGACGCCGAGTACGTCGGCATCGACGTGATGGACAACCCGGGCCGGCTCTTCCGCGGCGACCGTAACCGCGCAGAGTTCCGCTCCGTCTACTCTCACGACCTGCGCGCCGAGGGCCCGGCCCTCTTCGACCTCGTCCTGGTCGTGGACGTCCTGCACCACGTGCCGGCGGCCCAGCGCGACGCGCTCCTCCGCGACGCCGAGGCCCTCCTTGCCCCGGGCGGCACCCTGATAGTGAAGGAGTGGGAGCGCCGCTCCGACTTCGCCCACCTGATGGCATACACGGCCGACCGCTACGTCTCCGGCGACAAGAACGTCGACTTCGCCGACCGCGACCAGCTGCTCGCCGTCATCACCCGCGCCCTGCCGGGGCTCTCGGTCGTCTGCGAAACCCGCGTCCCCCCGAAGCGCAACAACGTCCTCTTCGCGCTCCGCCGCTCGGAGATCTGA
- a CDS encoding acyltransferase family protein: MGKKPAGSGSLAGAWSQRNGFGALRLLLALAVIASHSFPLGFGRPNMGAAATRGQTDVGTLAVCGFFVLSGLLITRSGRRLGVGRFLWHRALRILPGLWCCLLVTALVVAPLVAWHEGRDLSAWWSRPDGPWSYLAANWTVTVHQYGIGGLLAGNPHPGAFNGSIWSLSYEVLAYLGVALLAALGVLRRARWVVLLLAMSGVALLTQQAVRYDGLRAPTYAAHGELFTLPVFGTGNTAQLVPLFFMFSLGALAELFRERFPINRFAAGVAAGVLLLSLRLGGFTLVGLPAVAYLLIWSAVRMPTLLCRIGAKNDYSYGLYIYAFVAQQVLTDLGVSRWGYLPYFVLSTLCAMGAAVLSWYLVEAPALRLKNVLTPRRGEPVREPQPEEERRRSPRMRCTSSSPAGGQCSSAVLSCRAGGRGEAEGLVRSRPE, from the coding sequence ATGGGGAAGAAGCCGGCAGGATCCGGCAGCCTCGCCGGCGCGTGGTCGCAACGCAACGGCTTCGGCGCCCTCCGGCTCCTGCTGGCGCTGGCCGTCATCGCCTCGCACTCGTTTCCACTCGGATTCGGCAGGCCGAACATGGGTGCGGCTGCGACCAGAGGGCAGACGGATGTCGGCACGCTGGCTGTGTGCGGTTTCTTCGTGCTGTCCGGGCTGCTGATAACCCGCAGCGGGCGGCGCCTCGGTGTCGGCCGCTTCCTCTGGCACCGAGCACTGCGAATACTTCCCGGGCTGTGGTGCTGCCTGCTGGTGACCGCGCTAGTCGTGGCACCGCTGGTGGCATGGCACGAGGGACGGGATCTCTCCGCCTGGTGGTCGCGCCCCGACGGGCCATGGAGTTACCTGGCAGCCAACTGGACCGTGACGGTCCACCAGTACGGGATTGGCGGACTGCTCGCTGGGAATCCGCACCCGGGGGCGTTCAACGGCTCGATCTGGTCTCTGAGTTACGAAGTGCTCGCGTATCTGGGCGTGGCCCTGCTAGCCGCACTCGGCGTGCTCCGACGGGCTCGCTGGGTAGTCCTGCTGCTTGCCATGAGCGGGGTCGCGCTGCTGACGCAGCAGGCCGTTCGGTACGACGGGCTGCGCGCACCGACCTACGCGGCACACGGCGAGTTGTTCACCCTGCCGGTCTTCGGTACCGGAAACACGGCTCAGTTGGTCCCTCTCTTCTTCATGTTCTCGCTCGGCGCGCTGGCCGAACTGTTCCGCGAGCGCTTCCCGATCAACCGGTTCGCCGCTGGCGTCGCTGCCGGCGTGCTTCTGCTGTCCCTACGTCTCGGTGGCTTCACCCTCGTCGGGCTCCCCGCTGTCGCGTATCTCCTGATCTGGTCCGCCGTCCGGATGCCCACGCTCCTGTGCCGCATCGGGGCCAAGAACGACTACTCGTACGGCCTGTACATCTACGCCTTCGTCGCACAGCAGGTCCTCACCGACCTCGGCGTCAGTCGCTGGGGCTACTTGCCCTACTTCGTCCTCTCCACGCTCTGCGCGATGGGAGCCGCCGTCCTCTCCTGGTATCTCGTCGAGGCTCCGGCACTACGACTCAAGAACGTGCTGACGCCTCGGCGCGGCGAACCTGTGCGTGAGCCCCAGCCCGAGGAGGAGAGAAGGCGTAGCCCGAGGATGCGCTGCACGAGTTCGTCGCCGGCAGGCGGGCAGTGCTCTTCCGCAGTGCTTTCCTGCCGTGCGGGGGGCCGGGGCGAGGCAGAGGGCCTCGTCCGGTCGAGACCAGAATGA
- a CDS encoding lipopolysaccharide biosynthesis protein → MNPLATIGKALPPGTKLVAAGTVVLGAASYVHLAVAGHSLSTADMAGVSVLWTIVMSVGMGLFFPLEQELTRIVAARAVHGDGAAPVLRRAAVLTAGFLAVVVGLLALFERLVADRFFHGSLQLVWALGGAFIGLALTFMTRGVLAGLGRFNAYGAQLAIDGGLRILLALACGAAGLHSALAFSLILAVAPLIAFAVTLPTTVRASLPGPPISWPDLLRGFGPLIGSTLLAQMMVNAVVMSTQLLAPTEVALVAALLNALVLARVPLFVFAALQASLLSGLSSVAAAGDHAGFVRMLRKACLAVTLLSVCGGIPAVLIGPWLIRILFAAPDVLTHLDFLWLSLGTLCYLLAQVLGQALIVQHRHRAQLASWLVGTAVLCGVTTLPGDVATRVTVAFTAGTAATALVMVWALRRAALRTPAVSAQPEAEPIRTS, encoded by the coding sequence ATGAACCCCCTGGCCACAATCGGCAAGGCCCTGCCGCCCGGTACCAAGCTCGTCGCGGCCGGCACCGTCGTGCTCGGCGCCGCCTCGTACGTTCACTTGGCGGTGGCGGGTCACAGCCTCTCGACCGCCGACATGGCCGGGGTCTCCGTCCTCTGGACGATAGTGATGTCCGTGGGGATGGGGCTCTTCTTCCCGCTGGAACAGGAGCTCACCCGGATCGTCGCGGCCCGTGCCGTGCACGGCGACGGGGCCGCGCCGGTCCTGCGCCGTGCGGCCGTGCTGACCGCTGGATTCCTGGCCGTGGTGGTGGGTCTGCTGGCCCTTTTCGAACGGTTGGTGGCAGACCGCTTCTTCCACGGGAGTCTGCAGCTGGTCTGGGCACTCGGGGGCGCCTTCATCGGGCTTGCCCTGACGTTCATGACCCGTGGCGTGCTCGCAGGCCTGGGTCGGTTCAACGCCTACGGAGCTCAGCTGGCCATCGACGGTGGTCTGCGGATACTGCTGGCGCTCGCCTGCGGTGCCGCCGGGCTCCACTCGGCCCTCGCCTTCAGCCTGATCCTGGCGGTGGCCCCGCTGATCGCCTTCGCGGTCACCCTGCCGACCACGGTGCGCGCCTCCCTGCCGGGCCCGCCGATCAGCTGGCCCGACCTGCTGCGCGGCTTCGGGCCGCTGATCGGCTCCACGCTGCTGGCTCAGATGATGGTCAACGCCGTGGTGATGAGCACGCAGCTGCTCGCGCCCACCGAGGTGGCCCTCGTAGCGGCGCTGCTCAACGCCCTGGTCCTGGCCAGGGTGCCGCTCTTCGTCTTCGCCGCGCTGCAGGCCTCACTGCTCTCCGGCCTCAGCAGTGTCGCCGCAGCCGGAGACCACGCCGGCTTCGTGCGGATGCTCCGCAAGGCCTGCCTGGCGGTCACCCTGCTGTCCGTCTGCGGTGGTATCCCCGCCGTGCTGATCGGACCCTGGCTGATCCGGATCCTGTTCGCGGCACCCGATGTACTGACACACCTCGACTTCCTCTGGCTCTCGCTCGGCACGCTCTGCTACCTGCTGGCCCAGGTCCTCGGTCAGGCGCTGATCGTGCAGCACCGCCACCGCGCACAACTCGCCTCCTGGCTCGTCGGCACGGCCGTCCTGTGCGGGGTGACCACGCTGCCGGGCGACGTCGCCACCCGCGTCACGGTGGCCTTCACTGCGGGCACCGCCGCCACCGCGCTCGTCATGGTCTGGGCCCTGCGCCGCGCCGCGCTGCGTACGCCTGCGGTCTCGGCGCAGCCCGAGGCCGAGCCGATCCGCACCTCCTGA
- a CDS encoding glycosyltransferase family 2 protein has translation MSRFEIMLPYYGDVRLMQDAVRSVLAQDGDDWRLTVVDDGREPGVPEWFAALDDPRVRYFRNEQNLGVTGNFNRCLELAEYEYLVLMGCDDLMHADYLSVVRATADREPKAAMIQPGVEVIGSDGLPYDTLADRTKRKLYAPKGPGRALLGGEELAVSLLRGNWLYFPSICWRTEAVRRFGFRADLGVIQDLALVIDLLVAGETLATTPEVCFSYRRHAESESSAKAFTGHRFEEAKRFFLETADRLAAFGWPQAAKVSRLHLSSRLHALTLLPGAARHAGRSGVSAMLRHATGTR, from the coding sequence ATGTCACGCTTCGAGATCATGCTGCCCTACTACGGCGACGTCCGGCTGATGCAGGACGCCGTCCGCAGTGTCCTCGCCCAGGACGGCGACGACTGGCGCCTCACCGTTGTCGACGACGGCCGCGAGCCCGGCGTTCCCGAGTGGTTCGCCGCCCTCGACGACCCCCGGGTCCGCTACTTCCGCAACGAGCAGAACCTCGGCGTCACCGGCAACTTCAACCGCTGCCTGGAGCTCGCCGAGTACGAGTACCTCGTGCTGATGGGCTGCGACGACCTGATGCACGCCGACTACCTGTCCGTCGTCCGGGCGACGGCGGACCGTGAGCCCAAGGCCGCGATGATCCAGCCCGGCGTAGAGGTGATCGGCAGCGACGGCCTGCCGTACGACACCCTGGCCGACCGCACCAAGCGCAAGCTGTACGCCCCCAAGGGGCCGGGCCGCGCCCTGCTCGGCGGGGAGGAGCTCGCCGTCAGCCTGCTGCGCGGCAACTGGCTCTACTTCCCCTCCATCTGCTGGCGCACCGAGGCCGTCCGGCGCTTCGGATTCCGTGCCGACCTGGGCGTGATCCAGGACCTTGCGCTGGTCATCGACCTGCTGGTGGCGGGGGAGACCCTGGCCACCACCCCCGAGGTCTGCTTCAGCTACCGCCGCCACGCCGAGAGCGAGTCCTCGGCCAAGGCGTTCACCGGGCACCGCTTCGAGGAGGCCAAGCGCTTCTTCCTGGAGACCGCAGACCGGCTCGCCGCCTTCGGCTGGCCGCAGGCCGCCAAGGTCTCCCGGCTGCACCTGTCCTCCCGGCTGCACGCCCTCACCCTGCTCCCCGGCGCCGCCCGGCACGCCGGCCGCTCCGGCGTGTCCGCGATGCTCAGGCACGCCACCGGCACCCGCTGA
- a CDS encoding glycosyltransferase family 2 protein yields MNDGRRVLIILPAWNEADGLPAVLGEIKQQLPYVDTLVVDDGSTDRTAEVAAAAGSAVARLPFNLGVGGAMRLGYRYAQQHGYDIAVQIDADGQHDPAYVPALLERLAEADLVIGGRFDGEGDYKVRGPRKWAMKLLSLVLSRITRTRLTDTTSGFRACNRPLIEFFARWYPVEYLGDTVESLVGAARCGFTVRQVPVAMRARTTGRPSASPVKAMIYLVRAGLVLLLAIIRRMPQELRDLAPGSPSYIAYSEQTRLRQFATKP; encoded by the coding sequence GTGAACGACGGGCGTCGCGTCCTGATCATCCTCCCGGCCTGGAACGAGGCCGACGGCCTGCCGGCCGTCCTCGGTGAGATCAAGCAGCAACTGCCGTACGTGGACACCCTCGTGGTCGACGACGGCTCCACCGACCGCACCGCCGAGGTGGCCGCCGCCGCCGGTTCGGCCGTCGCCCGGCTGCCGTTCAACCTGGGTGTCGGCGGCGCGATGCGCCTCGGCTACCGCTACGCGCAGCAGCACGGCTACGACATCGCGGTCCAGATCGACGCGGACGGCCAGCACGACCCCGCGTACGTCCCCGCACTGCTGGAGCGCCTCGCCGAGGCGGACCTGGTGATCGGCGGCCGCTTCGACGGCGAGGGCGACTACAAGGTCCGTGGCCCGCGCAAGTGGGCCATGAAGCTGCTCTCCCTCGTCCTCTCCCGGATCACCCGGACCCGGCTCACCGACACCACCTCGGGTTTCCGTGCCTGCAACCGGCCGCTGATCGAGTTCTTCGCCCGCTGGTACCCCGTCGAGTACCTCGGCGACACGGTGGAGAGCCTGGTCGGAGCGGCCCGCTGCGGCTTCACGGTCCGCCAGGTCCCGGTCGCCATGCGCGCCCGCACCACCGGGCGGCCGAGCGCCTCGCCGGTGAAGGCCATGATCTACCTGGTCCGGGCCGGTCTGGTGCTGCTGCTCGCCATAATCCGCCGGATGCCGCAGGAACTCCGGGACCTGGCTCCGGGATCGCCCTCCTACATCGCGTACTCCGAGCAGACCCGCCTCCGGCAGTTCGCCACCAAGCCGTAG
- a CDS encoding DUF2304 domain-containing protein, producing the protein MQLSFLTSITGIVVLAYILELLRRQQLREKYAAIWLSIGLVIAPLGFFPDLLDSTARRLGVASGVSLVLFAGFVLVLMVSLHLSWEASRLEAETRTLAEDVALIRAHLAQHGGMPTPEAPVQAVAAGEGEVRS; encoded by the coding sequence GTGCAACTCTCCTTCCTCACCTCGATCACCGGCATCGTGGTGCTCGCCTACATCCTGGAGCTGTTGCGCAGGCAGCAGCTCCGCGAGAAGTACGCCGCGATCTGGCTGAGCATCGGGCTGGTCATCGCGCCGCTCGGGTTCTTCCCCGACCTGCTCGACTCCACCGCGCGTCGGCTGGGTGTGGCGTCCGGGGTGAGTCTCGTCCTGTTCGCGGGCTTCGTACTCGTGCTCATGGTCAGCCTCCACCTCAGCTGGGAGGCGAGCCGCCTGGAGGCGGAGACCCGGACACTGGCCGAGGACGTGGCGCTGATCCGTGCCCACCTCGCCCAGCACGGTGGCATGCCGACCCCAGAGGCGCCCGTTCAGGCAGTGGCCGCCGGCGAAGGAGAGGTCCGCTCGTGA
- the rfbD gene encoding dTDP-4-dehydrorhamnose reductase → MTRWLVTGAGGMLGRDLLTVLAGAADSAGSAGSAGSEGSAGSPDEVTALDRAALDITDPAAVRAAVAGHDVVVNCAAWTDVDGAESAEAAATAVNGTGVRHLAAACAEAGARLLHVSTDYVLPGDADHPYAEDAATGPVNAYGRSKLAGEQAVAELLPERGYIVRTAWLYGEHGPNFVATMLKLAAQRETLDVVDDQQGQPTWSYALAQQLAALGRTPDAPAGIYHGTASGRTTWYGLARATYRLSGLDPERIRPTTSAAFLRPAVRPAYSVLGHERWAAAGLAPLPDWSDSLAEALRRPAFTALVPIAAP, encoded by the coding sequence ATGACGCGCTGGCTGGTCACCGGAGCGGGCGGGATGCTCGGGCGCGACCTGCTGACCGTCCTGGCGGGCGCGGCCGACTCGGCGGGTTCGGCGGGCTCGGCGGGCTCGGAGGGTTCGGCCGGCTCACCCGATGAGGTCACCGCCCTCGACCGGGCCGCTCTCGACATCACCGACCCGGCCGCCGTCCGGGCGGCCGTGGCCGGTCACGACGTCGTCGTCAACTGCGCCGCCTGGACGGACGTCGACGGCGCCGAGAGCGCCGAGGCCGCGGCCACCGCCGTCAACGGCACCGGTGTGCGCCACCTCGCCGCCGCATGCGCCGAGGCCGGTGCCCGGCTGCTGCACGTCTCCACCGACTACGTGCTGCCCGGCGACGCCGACCACCCGTACGCCGAGGACGCCGCCACCGGCCCGGTCAATGCGTACGGCCGCAGCAAGCTGGCCGGCGAGCAGGCCGTCGCCGAGCTGCTGCCCGAGCGCGGGTACATCGTCCGCACGGCCTGGCTGTACGGCGAGCACGGCCCCAACTTCGTCGCCACCATGCTCAAGCTGGCCGCCCAGCGCGAGACCCTCGACGTGGTCGACGACCAGCAGGGCCAGCCCACCTGGTCGTACGCGCTGGCGCAGCAGCTCGCCGCACTCGGACGCACCCCGGACGCCCCCGCCGGCATCTACCACGGCACCGCCTCCGGCCGGACCACCTGGTACGGCCTGGCCCGGGCGACGTACCGGCTCAGCGGCCTGGACCCGGAGCGGATCAGGCCCACCACCTCGGCCGCCTTCCTCCGACCGGCCGTCCGGCCCGCGTACAGCGTGCTCGGCCACGAGCGCTGGGCCGCCGCCGGACTCGCACCGCTGCCCGACTGGAGCGACTCCCTCGCCGAGGCGCTCCGGCGCCCGGCCTTCACCGCGCTCGTCCCGATAGCCGCGCCCTAG
- the rfbB gene encoding dTDP-glucose 4,6-dehydratase, which produces MRILVTGGAGFIGSEFVRSLLGADASAQITVLDKLTYSGVEANLAPVADRPGYAFVRGDICDAAAVDAVMPGHDVVVHFAAESHVDRSIEGAGPFVLTNVVGTQVLLDAARKHGVGRFVHVSTDEVYGSISEGSWTEEWPLAPNSPYSASKASSDLLALAYHRTHGMDVVVTRCSNNYGHYQFPEKVIPLFTTNLIDGKPVPLYGDGGNIRDWLHVSDHCRGIELVMRGGRAGEVYNIGGGTEVTNKELTGLLLEAAGCGWEMVEHVPDRKGHDLRYSLDISKIRRELGYEPQVSFADGLAATIAWYRDNRAWWEPLRTKAALA; this is translated from the coding sequence ATGCGCATCCTTGTGACCGGCGGCGCCGGGTTCATCGGTTCCGAGTTCGTCCGCTCGCTGCTGGGCGCGGACGCTTCGGCCCAGATCACCGTCCTCGACAAACTCACCTATTCGGGTGTCGAGGCCAATCTCGCGCCGGTGGCCGACCGTCCGGGGTACGCCTTCGTCCGCGGTGACATCTGCGACGCGGCCGCCGTCGACGCCGTGATGCCCGGCCACGACGTGGTGGTGCACTTCGCGGCCGAGTCCCATGTGGACCGCTCGATCGAGGGCGCGGGGCCGTTCGTCCTGACCAACGTGGTCGGCACCCAGGTGCTGCTGGATGCCGCCCGCAAGCACGGCGTGGGCCGCTTCGTGCACGTCTCCACCGACGAGGTGTACGGCTCGATCAGCGAGGGTTCCTGGACGGAGGAGTGGCCGCTGGCCCCGAACTCCCCGTACTCCGCCTCCAAGGCCTCCTCGGACCTGCTGGCGCTGGCCTACCACCGCACCCACGGCATGGACGTGGTGGTGACCCGCTGCTCCAACAACTACGGGCACTACCAGTTCCCCGAGAAGGTCATCCCGCTCTTCACCACCAACCTGATCGACGGGAAGCCGGTGCCGCTGTACGGCGACGGCGGCAACATCCGCGACTGGCTGCACGTCTCCGACCACTGCCGGGGCATCGAGCTGGTGATGCGCGGCGGCCGGGCCGGCGAGGTCTACAACATCGGCGGCGGCACCGAGGTCACCAACAAGGAGCTCACCGGCCTGCTCCTGGAGGCCGCGGGCTGCGGCTGGGAGATGGTCGAGCACGTGCCCGACCGCAAGGGCCACGACCTCCGCTACTCGCTGGACATCAGCAAGATCCGCCGCGAGCTCGGCTACGAGCCCCAGGTTTCCTTCGCGGACGGCCTGGCGGCCACCATCGCCTGGTACCGCGACAACCGCGCCTGGTGGGAGCCGCTCCGGACGAAGGCGGCGCTCGCATGA